ATTGCCGACCATATTCTGGGCCGCAGCCTGCCGCCGATGAATCTGGAACCGTGGTTGCACCCGGATTGGGCACAGGCACAGCGCTGAAATTTCTTGCATAACTTTTGTATCTGCCTAAGGCTTGGGCATTCGCTGGGCCAAGCGCAGGCATCAGACTTGCGAAGCCCCGCGGCGCATGCGCTGTTGCGTTATCAAGATTCCGACAGGAGAGTGTCCATGTTCTACAAATCCATCTCCGCCGCCTTCGGTTTTGGCCTTTTGGCTGCCACCGCGCAGGCGCAAACCTCTATGCCCTTCGCGCTGGATTGGCGTTTCGAGGGGCCGTCAGCCCCTTATTTCGTGGCTATCGACAAGGGCTATTTCGCCGATGCCGGGCTGGAGGTAGAGGTCACCGCAGGCCAAGGCAGCCTAGACGCGATTCCGAAAGTGGCCACCGGCGCATTCCCGGTCGGTTTTGCCGATATGAACAGCCTTATCAAATTTCTGGACCAAAACCCCGGCGCGCCCGTCATTGGCGCAATGATGGTCTATGACAAGCCGCCTTTCGCCATCGTCGGCCGCAAGTCGCTGGGCGTAGAAGCCCCGTCCGACTTGGAAGGCAAGGTTCTGGGCGCACCGCCCCCCGATGGCGCTTGGGCGCAATGGCCGATCTTCGTGTCAGAGACGGGGATTGACGCGAATAGCGTAACCATCGAGCCTGTAGGCTTCCCGACGCGCGAGCCGTCCCTGGCCGAAGGCACCGTC
This genomic window from Roseibaca calidilacus contains:
- a CDS encoding ABC transporter substrate-binding protein; its protein translation is MFYKSISAAFGFGLLAATAQAQTSMPFALDWRFEGPSAPYFVAIDKGYFADAGLEVEVTAGQGSLDAIPKVATGAFPVGFADMNSLIKFLDQNPGAPVIGAMMVYDKPPFAIVGRKSLGVEAPSDLEGKVLGAPPPDGAWAQWPIFVSETGIDANSVTIEPVGFPTREPSLAEGTVAAVTGFSFTSFLNTVRLGVPEDDVSVILMADHGVDLYGNVIIVNTDFAAANPDAVKGFLDAVARGVVDTIADPEAAIESLASRNPAMDGELELRRLELALEANIVTDAVKANGLGLIDDDRFANAIDQIALTYEYQTTPDASLYFTDAYLPEGGFKLD